In Thamnophis elegans isolate rThaEle1 chromosome 4, rThaEle1.pri, whole genome shotgun sequence, the following proteins share a genomic window:
- the BROX gene encoding LOW QUALITY PROTEIN: BRO1 domain-containing protein BROX (The sequence of the model RefSeq protein was modified relative to this genomic sequence to represent the inferred CDS: inserted 2 bases in 2 codons), which yields MTHWFHRNPLKATAPVSFNYYGVATTPAATKICNDLRLSRARLLEXFTDLSCNPDMMKNATDSYFSLLEGFIVALDNSSQDSKLRYIQNFKWTDTLQGQIPSAQQDAVFELVSMGFNVALWYTKYASRLAGKEDVTEVEAKDVHRSMKIAAGIFKHLKESHIPKLITPVEKGRDLEARLIDSYIIQCQAEAQEVTIARAIELKHNPGLIAALAYETANFYQKADQMLSSLDPAYTMKWRKYLQLKSCFYMAYAFCYHGQTLLASDKCGESIRSLQESEKFYAKAEKLCKEYGETKGPGTTAKPSGHLFFIKLGTVLKIALEKSQRENGFIYFQKIPPEAPQLELKANYGLVEPIAFEFPAVHAQWSPESLAAXDLTKRPKDDSAKPKAEEEVKPVKEPDIKPQKDTGCQIS from the exons ATGACTCATTGGTTTCATCGAAACCCTTTAAAGGCTACAGCTCCTGTCTCATTCAATTACTATGGAGTAGCCACAACTCCAGCTGCGACAAAAATCTGCAA TGATTTAAGGTTATCAAGAGCACGACTCCTGG CTTTTACTGATTTAAGTTGTAATCCAGATATGATGAAAAATGCAACTGATTCCTATTTTTCACTcttggaag GCTTTATAGTTGCTCTGGATAACTCTTCACAGGATAGCAAACTGAGATACATTCAGAATTTTAAATGGACAGACACATTGCAAGGACAAATACCAAG TGCCCAGCAAGATGCTGTGTTTGAATTAGTTTCTATGGGATTTAATGTGGCCTTGTGGTACACTAAATATGCATCAAGATTAGCTGGGAAAGAAGA TGTAACAGAAGTTGAAGCAAAAGATGTCCATCGCAGTATGAAAATAGCAGCTGGGATTTTCAAACATCTAAAG gaaAGCCATATCCCTAAATTGATCACTCCTGTAGAAAAGGGAAGGGATTTAGAAGCTCGACTAATAGATTCCTATATTATCCAATGTCAAGCTGAAGCACAAGAAG TGACAATTGCCCGGGCTATTGAGCTGAAACATAATCCTGGTCTAATAGCAGCCCTAGCCTACGAAACAGCCAATTTCTACCAAAAAGCAG ATcaaatgttatctagtttggatcCAGCATATACAATGAAATGGAGAAAATATCTTCAATTGAAGTCATGCTTCTATATGGCTTAT GCTTTTTGTTACCATGGTCAGACCCTCTTGGCCAGTGATAAATGTGGAGAATCTATTAGGTCTTTACAAGAATCAGAAAAAT TTTATGCCAAGGCAGAAAAACTATGCAAAGAATATGGTGAAACCAAAGGGCCAGGGACTACAGCGAAGCCATCTGGACATCTCTTCTTTATAAAATTAGGAACTGTATTGAAAATTGCCTTAGAAAAATCTCAGCGAGAAAATGGATTCAT TTACTTCCAGAAGATTCCTCCAGAGGCTCCCCAGCTTGAGCTGAAAGCAAATTATGGTCTGGTTGAGCCAATTGCTTTTGAATTTCCAGCTGTACATGCTCAATGGTCCCCAGAATCCCTTGCTG TTGATCTCACCAAAAGACCAAAGGATGACAGT GCTAAAccaaaggcagaggaagaagtgAAACCTGTGAAAGAACCAGATATAAAGCCTCAAAAAGACACAGGGTGCCAGATCTCATAA